One Yoonia sp. BS5-3 genomic window carries:
- the cobM gene encoding precorrin-4 C(11)-methyltransferase, which yields MTVYFIGAGPGDPELLTLKAARIIGDCRVCLYAGSLVPEAVVACAPEDALVMDTAPMTLGETHAEIMKAHAAGLDVARVHSGDPSLYGAIAEQIRRLKADGVDYQIIPGVPAYTAAAAALGTELTVPEVAQSIVLTRVSMQSTGMPAGETLENFARTGATLAIHLGIRALREIERQLLPHYGADCPVAVVYRVGWPDQMIIRGTLTDVRARVREAKITRTALILVGPALADSHGFPDSALYDATKTHVLRPTAKA from the coding sequence ATGACTGTCTATTTTATTGGTGCAGGTCCGGGCGATCCGGAATTGCTGACACTGAAAGCGGCCCGGATTATCGGCGATTGCCGCGTATGTCTTTATGCCGGGTCACTGGTTCCAGAGGCCGTTGTGGCCTGCGCCCCTGAAGATGCCCTGGTGATGGATACTGCCCCCATGACCCTGGGTGAGACACATGCCGAGATCATGAAAGCCCATGCCGCCGGCCTGGATGTCGCCCGCGTCCATTCGGGAGATCCGTCGCTTTATGGCGCAATCGCCGAGCAGATCCGCCGCCTGAAGGCCGATGGTGTCGACTACCAGATTATTCCTGGTGTGCCTGCATACACGGCGGCGGCGGCGGCGTTGGGGACTGAATTGACCGTGCCCGAAGTGGCGCAATCCATCGTGCTGACCCGGGTGTCGATGCAGTCGACGGGCATGCCTGCGGGCGAGACGTTAGAAAACTTTGCGCGGACCGGTGCCACATTGGCCATTCATCTGGGTATTCGCGCCCTGCGTGAGATCGAACGTCAGCTGTTGCCGCACTATGGGGCGGATTGCCCGGTGGCCGTGGTGTACCGCGTTGGTTGGCCAGATCAGATGATTATTCGCGGCACATTGACGGATGTGCGGGCGCGGGTGCGGGAGGCGAAGATTACCCGGACGGCGTTGATTTTGGTCGGGCCTGCATTGGCCGATTCGCATGGGTTTCCCGATAGTGCGCTTTATGATGCCACCAAAACCCATGTGCTGCGCCCCACCGCAAAGGCTTAA
- the cobJ gene encoding precorrin-3B C(17)-methyltransferase, whose translation MVVKPAAPDVVRKPVVLALSRSGEPTAHRVARLLDAQVHGRAGRVAQADAFFPNALEHARDLFAAGVPVIGVCASGILIRAVAPLLADKRTEPPVLSVSDDGAVVVPLLGGHRGANRLAADIAEGLQAVAAVTTAGDVALGVALDAPPAGWRLVNPQHAKEAMALLLSGGGVQLVGPDATGAAWLHHLPKGDGLRITCTVHPVPDLGPDHIQFAPQKYALGVGCARNCPADEMAALVADGLAEANIIPAALHSVSTLTLKADEPAIHALAQRFGVPLRVFEAQTLEAETPRLMTPSDVVFAEVGTHGVAEAAALAQADEAVLALPKRKSANATCALAVADQPLIGLKGRARGRLSVVGIGPGQATWRTPEVSKLVADADELVGYGLYIDLLGPLAAGKTRSDFPLGGEEDRCRYALEQAAKGLNVALVCSGDAGIYAMGALVFELLDRGPDQMGVSDAARRVEVVCSPGVSALQGAAARAGAPLGHDFCAISLSDLLTPRADIIKRLKAAAEGDFVIAFYNPVSKRRRTLLAEARDILLAHRPADTPVMLASSLGRPEESVRYRRLDELDVDEVDMLTVVLVGSSHSRLAALGDGHRMYTPRGYARKIDGDLAG comes from the coding sequence ATGGTTGTGAAGCCCGCCGCGCCGGATGTTGTGCGCAAACCTGTTGTTTTGGCCTTGTCGCGCTCTGGTGAGCCAACGGCCCATCGTGTCGCGCGGCTGCTGGATGCCCAGGTCCATGGCCGTGCGGGCCGTGTCGCGCAGGCCGATGCGTTTTTTCCCAATGCGCTGGAGCACGCCCGCGATTTATTTGCCGCCGGTGTGCCTGTAATCGGTGTCTGTGCCTCTGGGATTTTGATCCGGGCTGTGGCGCCGCTGCTGGCCGATAAGCGGACCGAGCCCCCGGTTTTGTCCGTGTCCGATGATGGTGCTGTTGTTGTGCCCCTTTTGGGCGGGCATCGCGGGGCGAATAGGTTGGCGGCCGACATTGCCGAAGGGCTGCAGGCTGTCGCGGCTGTCACCACGGCGGGCGATGTGGCGCTGGGCGTGGCCCTGGATGCCCCGCCTGCGGGATGGCGGTTGGTCAATCCTCAGCACGCCAAAGAGGCCATGGCCTTGTTGCTGTCGGGCGGCGGCGTGCAGCTTGTGGGCCCAGATGCCACGGGCGCGGCGTGGCTGCATCACCTGCCAAAGGGGGATGGCTTGCGCATCACTTGCACGGTTCATCCTGTCCCCGATCTTGGCCCGGATCACATTCAGTTTGCGCCGCAAAAATACGCCCTTGGCGTGGGCTGCGCCCGAAATTGCCCTGCCGATGAGATGGCTGCCCTGGTCGCCGATGGGCTGGCCGAGGCGAATATTATTCCTGCAGCGCTTCATTCGGTCAGTACTTTGACTCTGAAAGCGGATGAACCGGCTATTCATGCGCTGGCCCAGCGTTTTGGCGTGCCTTTGCGCGTTTTTGAAGCCCAAACGCTTGAAGCGGAGACCCCGCGGCTGATGACCCCATCGGATGTTGTTTTTGCGGAAGTAGGCACCCATGGCGTTGCAGAGGCTGCCGCTTTGGCCCAAGCCGATGAAGCGGTCCTGGCCTTGCCGAAACGCAAATCGGCCAATGCGACCTGTGCACTTGCTGTTGCCGATCAGCCTTTGATTGGTTTGAAAGGCCGGGCGCGTGGCCGGCTTTCTGTTGTCGGCATCGGTCCGGGCCAAGCCACCTGGCGCACGCCTGAAGTGTCAAAACTGGTGGCCGATGCGGACGAGCTGGTGGGCTATGGGCTTTACATCGATCTGCTGGGTCCCCTGGCTGCTGGTAAAACCCGGTCAGATTTTCCGCTGGGGGGTGAAGAGGATAGATGCCGTTATGCGCTGGAACAGGCGGCCAAGGGCTTGAACGTTGCCCTGGTTTGTTCGGGTGATGCCGGGATCTATGCGATGGGCGCGCTGGTCTTTGAGCTGCTTGATCGTGGCCCGGATCAAATGGGTGTATCGGATGCCGCCCGGCGGGTTGAGGTGGTCTGCTCGCCTGGGGTGAGCGCTTTGCAAGGGGCCGCAGCCCGCGCGGGCGCGCCGCTGGGTCATGATTTTTGTGCGATTTCGCTGTCTGATTTGCTGACCCCGCGCGCGGATATCATCAAGCGCCTGAAGGCTGCGGCAGAGGGTGATTTTGTCATTGCCTTTTACAACCCTGTTTCAAAGCGCCGCCGGACTTTGTTGGCTGAGGCCCGGGATATTCTGCTGGCCCATCGCCCCGCCGATACGCCGGTGATGCTGGCCTCGTCCCTTGGCCGCCCCGAAGAGAGTGTGCGCTATCGCCGGCTGGATGAATTGGATGTTGATGAGGTGGATATGTTGACCGTTGTGCTGGTTGGTTCGTCTCATTCTCGGTTGGCCGCATTGGGTGACGGCCACCGTATGTACACGCCGCGCGGGTATGCGCGCAAAATTGATGGGGATCTGGCGGGCTGA
- the cobI gene encoding precorrin-2 C(20)-methyltransferase yields MMGDAIGAANAPLPPSRGVLYGVGLGPGAPDLITLRAARLIERASVIAYPALAGADSFARAIAADLIAPGAREIVMDVPMSTDRAPAQAAYDKGAAAIAAALDGGQDVVCLCEGDPFFYGSFMYLFARLSGRYDVEVVPGVTSITACAARAAMPLAARNERLTVLPGPLSEDELRARIADAESVAIMKVGRHLPKIRQVIDALGLTDAAVYIERASLPQEVVLPLADAPENAPYFSMILLTKGADPWL; encoded by the coding sequence ATGATGGGAGACGCTATTGGCGCTGCCAATGCGCCCCTCCCACCATCCCGTGGGGTGCTTTATGGGGTGGGCCTGGGCCCCGGTGCCCCGGACCTGATCACCTTGCGTGCTGCCCGCCTGATTGAGCGTGCATCTGTGATTGCCTATCCTGCCCTTGCCGGTGCCGACAGTTTTGCGCGTGCTATTGCTGCTGATCTGATTGCGCCCGGCGCCCGGGAAATCGTGATGGATGTTCCGATGTCTACCGACCGTGCCCCGGCCCAGGCCGCTTATGACAAAGGCGCGGCCGCGATCGCTGCCGCCCTGGATGGTGGTCAGGATGTTGTCTGTCTGTGCGAGGGTGATCCTTTTTTCTATGGCTCGTTCATGTATCTGTTCGCCCGTTTGTCCGGCCGTTATGACGTCGAAGTTGTGCCCGGCGTGACGTCGATCACTGCTTGTGCCGCCCGCGCGGCCATGCCCCTTGCCGCCCGTAATGAGCGGTTAACCGTGCTGCCTGGCCCCTTGTCCGAGGATGAGCTGCGCGCCCGGATCGCGGACGCTGAAAGTGTCGCAATTATGAAGGTTGGCCGCCATCTGCCCAAAATCCGCCAGGTGATTGACGCTTTGGGTCTGACCGATGCGGCTGTTTATATTGAACGCGCCAGTCTGCCGCAGGAGGTTGTCCTGCCGCTGGCCGATGCCCCCGAGAACGCCCCCTATTTTTCCATGATTTTACTGACGAAAGGGGCAGATCCATGGTTGTGA
- the cbiE gene encoding precorrin-6y C5,15-methyltransferase (decarboxylating) subunit CbiE — translation MAEPWLHIVGIGEDGMDGLLPATRAVVTAADVIIGGDRHHRLTGDLPAKRLAWPHPFDALIDTIKGLKGQRVVVLATGDPLWYSVGARIGRAIDPAEIIYHPQLSAFQLAAARMGWSLADVETLTVHGRPVEQMIAFIQPDLRLLVLTTGKETPAQIAKFLTARGFGASRMSVLAAMGGKDEVRFDGIAESWHHDVPAFNTLAVECIAAPDAALLPRVPGLADDLFQSDGTMTKQEIRAATLAKLMPMRGALLWDIGCGCGSVAIEWMRAARYARAIGIEPRADRRAMAAANALALGVPKLALVDGTVPAALDGLAAPDAIFIGGGLSRPTFEAAWDALRPLGRLVANAVTLESEAALIALHKAYGGDLVKLSVHRASPVGSLTGWRPLMPVTQWSLVKR, via the coding sequence ATGGCTGAGCCTTGGTTGCATATTGTTGGTATCGGCGAGGATGGGATGGATGGCCTTTTGCCTGCCACCCGCGCTGTTGTTACTGCCGCCGACGTTATCATTGGCGGGGATCGGCATCATCGTTTGACTGGGGATTTGCCCGCAAAGCGTTTGGCCTGGCCGCACCCGTTTGATGCGTTGATCGACACGATCAAAGGTTTGAAGGGCCAGCGTGTTGTCGTGCTCGCCACGGGTGATCCGCTTTGGTATTCGGTGGGTGCCCGGATCGGGCGGGCCATTGACCCCGCTGAGATCATATACCACCCGCAGCTGAGCGCCTTTCAATTGGCAGCGGCCCGCATGGGCTGGTCCCTCGCGGATGTTGAGACCCTGACCGTGCATGGCCGCCCGGTTGAGCAGATGATTGCCTTTATCCAGCCTGATCTGCGGCTTTTGGTTCTCACCACAGGCAAAGAGACCCCTGCCCAGATCGCGAAGTTTCTGACTGCCCGGGGTTTTGGTGCATCCCGGATGAGTGTGCTGGCGGCTATGGGCGGCAAGGATGAGGTCCGTTTTGATGGTATCGCCGAAAGTTGGCACCATGATGTGCCTGCGTTCAATACGCTTGCCGTTGAATGCATTGCCGCCCCTGATGCGGCATTGCTGCCCCGTGTGCCGGGCCTGGCCGATGATTTGTTTCAGTCAGATGGCACAATGACCAAGCAAGAGATCCGTGCGGCCACCCTGGCCAAGCTGATGCCGATGCGCGGCGCCCTGCTTTGGGATATCGGCTGCGGTTGCGGGTCTGTCGCGATTGAGTGGATGCGTGCGGCCCGCTATGCCCGCGCCATCGGCATTGAACCCCGCGCGGACAGGCGCGCGATGGCTGCTGCGAATGCGCTGGCGCTGGGCGTGCCCAAGCTGGCATTGGTGGATGGCACTGTCCCTGCTGCCCTTGACGGGCTTGCCGCCCCGGATGCGATTTTTATTGGCGGTGGTTTGAGCCGCCCGACATTTGAGGCCGCCTGGGATGCGCTACGCCCTTTGGGCCGGTTGGTGGCCAATGCGGTGACGTTGGAAAGTGAGGCGGCGTTGATTGCTTTGCATAAGGCCTATGGCGGTGATCTGGTGAAATTGTCCGTGCATCGTGCATCCCCTGTTGGCAGCCTGACCGGTTGGCGCCCGCTGATGCCGGTCACCCAATGGAGCCTTGTAAAACGATGA
- a CDS encoding precorrin-8X methylmutase, translating into MRPYEKDPKAIYAESFATVRSEARLDRFAPDMHPLMTRLIHACGMVDVVDRLAFSKGAAAVGSQALRAGAPILCDCEMVGAGIIRRYLPADNDVIVTLNDPCVPQRAAEIGNTRSAAAVELWKDHLDGAVVAVGNAPTALFHLLELLDAGWPKPAIILGFPVGFVGAAESKAELARDPRGAAYVALRGRRGGSAMASAAVNALAAGLPEDG; encoded by the coding sequence ATCAGGCCTTATGAAAAAGACCCTAAGGCGATTTATGCCGAAAGCTTTGCGACTGTGCGGTCTGAAGCACGGCTGGATCGGTTTGCGCCGGATATGCATCCATTGATGACCCGTTTGATCCATGCCTGCGGCATGGTGGATGTCGTCGATCGTTTGGCGTTTTCGAAAGGGGCAGCGGCGGTTGGAAGCCAAGCGCTGCGCGCTGGTGCCCCGATCTTATGTGATTGCGAAATGGTCGGGGCCGGCATTATTCGCCGTTACCTGCCTGCAGACAATGATGTGATCGTCACTTTGAATGACCCTTGCGTGCCGCAGCGCGCAGCTGAAATCGGCAATACGCGGTCGGCCGCCGCGGTTGAACTTTGGAAAGATCATTTGGATGGCGCGGTTGTCGCGGTGGGCAATGCACCCACAGCGCTGTTTCATTTGCTTGAGCTTTTGGACGCAGGCTGGCCCAAGCCTGCCATTATCCTGGGTTTTCCCGTTGGCTTTGTTGGCGCGGCAGAAAGCAAGGCAGAGCTGGCCCGCGATCCGCGCGGTGCGGCCTATGTTGCTTTGCGCGGCCGCCGCGGCGGATCGGCGATGGCCTCGGCTGCGGTGAATGCATTGGCTGCGGGGTTGCCTGAAGATGGCTGA
- a CDS encoding sirohydrochlorin chelatase, translating to MKTGVMICGHGSRSQSAVDEFAVLAEKLPDYLPPDWLTDYGYLEFANPVIRDGLDKLRAAGCERILAVPGMLFAAMHAKNDIPTVLNTYAAKHGMTVSYGRELGVDPKMIAAAAGRIQSAVDQANADHGELPLTETCLVVIGRGASDPDANGNVSKIARMLQEGMGFGWCEVGYSGVTFPLVEPCLQHVARLPYQRVIVFPYFLFSGILIDRIYGFADQVAAAYPDIQFVKAGYLGDHPKVLETFAERIMEQDSDSPPPNCGICGYREQVLALEDGAHHHISVADRKHPAFGAVPPPTCVLCKYRVKVLGFEAEVGAVQESHHHHVEGQGAHAPGSNVADCTHCEMFCTGLCRLEAQHHHDHHHHHHGNDHDHHHHHAVYPHADHPHGPESARKGR from the coding sequence ATGAAAACCGGGGTCATGATTTGCGGCCATGGTTCGCGCAGCCAGTCGGCTGTCGATGAGTTTGCTGTGTTGGCCGAAAAGCTGCCTGATTATCTGCCTCCCGATTGGCTCACAGATTATGGGTATCTGGAATTTGCCAATCCGGTGATCCGTGATGGGTTGGACAAATTGCGCGCGGCCGGGTGTGAGCGGATTTTGGCGGTGCCCGGCATGCTATTTGCCGCCATGCATGCCAAGAATGACATTCCCACAGTCCTGAATACCTATGCGGCCAAGCATGGCATGACGGTTAGCTATGGCCGCGAATTGGGCGTTGACCCCAAGATGATTGCGGCGGCCGCGGGCCGTATCCAGTCCGCCGTGGATCAGGCCAATGCCGATCACGGTGAATTGCCCCTGACCGAGACATGTTTGGTTGTGATTGGCCGTGGTGCTTCGGATCCTGATGCCAATGGGAATGTGTCCAAGATCGCCCGGATGTTGCAAGAGGGCATGGGCTTTGGCTGGTGCGAAGTAGGTTATTCCGGCGTGACCTTTCCGCTGGTTGAACCTTGCCTGCAGCACGTGGCCCGCTTGCCCTATCAGCGCGTCATTGTGTTTCCATATTTTCTGTTTTCCGGCATCCTGATTGACCGGATTTACGGTTTTGCCGATCAGGTTGCCGCCGCCTATCCTGATATTCAATTCGTGAAGGCTGGCTATCTGGGTGATCATCCTAAAGTGCTGGAAACCTTTGCCGAGCGTATCATGGAGCAGGATAGCGACAGTCCCCCGCCCAATTGCGGGATTTGTGGCTATCGCGAACAGGTATTGGCGCTTGAAGATGGCGCGCATCACCATATCAGCGTGGCCGACCGTAAGCACCCGGCCTTTGGTGCGGTTCCCCCGCCCACCTGTGTTTTGTGTAAATACCGCGTCAAGGTTCTCGGCTTTGAGGCAGAGGTGGGTGCCGTGCAGGAAAGCCATCACCACCATGTTGAGGGGCAGGGGGCGCATGCGCCGGGCTCAAACGTGGCTGATTGCACACATTGTGAGATGTTTTGTACCGGGCTGTGCCGCCTCGAGGCGCAGCATCACCATGACCACCACCACCATCATCATGGCAACGATCATGACCACCATCACCATCATGCGGTTTATCCCCATGCAGATCACCCGCACGGTCCTGAAAGTGCGCGGAAGGGGCGGTAG
- a CDS encoding DUF6732 family protein: MRLVLTFGFCLMAQSAMAHPGHLAELAGHNHWLAGAAIGIAGLAALWGALKGKTEEDEEPAEESAEEQPA, from the coding sequence ATGCGCTTGGTACTGACTTTTGGATTTTGTTTGATGGCCCAATCGGCCATGGCCCATCCCGGTCATTTGGCGGAATTGGCGGGGCATAATCACTGGTTGGCGGGTGCTGCGATTGGCATTGCCGGGCTTGCCGCCCTATGGGGCGCGCTGAAGGGTAAAACCGAAGAAGATGAAGAACCGGCCGAGGAATCTGCCGAAGAGCAGCCTGCATGA
- a CDS encoding helix-turn-helix domain-containing protein — MISKIDNPQRCRTIDVVLFDNVNLLDVSGPVQAFDTAMTGGRKRYRLRYVSLDGQPVTAGCGLRMVPEAPLTAETDRDDLLIPGGAGVDALIPNRTLCALIAGHLDRQPDGRVMSICSGALLLAAAGVLDGRRATTHWSRRADTQRYHRVFWDLDQIFAAEDRVFTSAGVTTGIDLALSVIRADCGPSAALAVARELVVQLRRTGGQSQYAMHLAGQFTGEDALTQLVERIVAQPQLDWTLDAMAQTAGMNPRTLSRHFKRDLHENPGQFVERVRVDHARGLLADKLPLKEVARQSGFGDLQRMRRAFKRRFGIHVSDYVNAFGA, encoded by the coding sequence ATGATATCAAAAATAGACAATCCCCAAAGATGCCGGACCATTGATGTTGTGCTTTTTGATAACGTCAATTTGCTCGATGTCTCGGGCCCGGTGCAGGCCTTTGACACGGCGATGACCGGCGGGCGGAAACGCTATCGGCTTCGCTATGTCTCGCTCGACGGCCAGCCTGTGACAGCTGGTTGCGGTTTGCGCATGGTTCCTGAGGCGCCCCTGACGGCAGAGACAGACCGCGATGATCTGTTGATCCCCGGCGGCGCAGGTGTGGATGCGTTGATCCCGAACCGGACCCTTTGCGCGCTCATTGCCGGGCATCTGGACCGTCAACCAGATGGCCGCGTTATGTCGATCTGCTCGGGCGCGTTGCTGCTTGCGGCGGCCGGTGTCCTGGACGGGCGGCGCGCCACAACCCATTGGTCGCGGCGGGCTGATACCCAAAGATATCACCGTGTCTTTTGGGACCTGGATCAGATTTTCGCAGCCGAGGACCGTGTGTTCACCTCGGCAGGGGTGACCACGGGGATCGATCTGGCCCTGTCTGTCATTCGCGCTGATTGCGGGCCCTCTGCTGCCCTGGCTGTTGCCCGCGAATTGGTGGTTCAATTGCGGCGCACGGGCGGGCAGAGCCAATATGCGATGCATCTGGCCGGCCAATTCACCGGCGAAGACGCGCTGACACAGTTGGTTGAGCGTATCGTTGCCCAGCCTCAGCTGGACTGGACATTAGATGCTATGGCCCAGACCGCAGGCATGAACCCCCGCACCCTGTCGCGTCATTTCAAACGCGATTTGCACGAAAACCCCGGTCAGTTCGTGGAAAGGGTGCGTGTCGATCACGCAAGGGGTCTTTTGGCCGATAAGCTGCCTTTGAAAGAGGTCGCCCGTCAAAGCGGCTTTGGTGATCTGCAACGCATGCGCCGCGCGTTTAAACGCCGCTTTGGTATCCATGTCAGCGATTATGTGAATGCATTTGGCGCGTAG
- a CDS encoding MFS transporter, with protein MAHTFISRNGNYLGLLLANTILGSAMPMLIILGGLAGLMLAPSAALATFPASLQTLAGLLAAAPFSLMMGRYGRKTGFIIGIACAVLGSMGGVWALSAGSFLALCAAHFALGAALACFQYFRFAAAETVSAEWQPVAISLMLTSGLIAAFAGPQLFILAKDSLAPVPLAGAYLAIAILSLVGLIPLAMTKLPAPAASTPQTLKQRLAALAVLRQRPVRLAVGLGAVTQGIMMFLMVPTPLAMIGCGFTDAVAGDVIRWHVVAMFAPSFFTGFLIKRYGVRPVAFSGLGLLITSCIAALSGLTEAHFYGALILLGLGWNFGFIGATTMLANAATEAEKSVVQGANDTVIALVSTICAFLAGAIVAGSGWILLALVALGLLAGATALFLREAHVTT; from the coding sequence ATGGCGCACACATTCATTTCACGAAACGGCAATTATCTGGGGCTGCTTCTGGCGAACACGATCCTTGGATCGGCCATGCCGATGCTGATCATCTTGGGTGGGCTGGCGGGGTTGATGCTGGCGCCGTCTGCGGCATTGGCGACCTTCCCCGCCTCTTTGCAAACGCTGGCCGGGCTTTTGGCTGCAGCACCGTTTTCGCTGATGATGGGCAGATATGGCCGCAAAACCGGTTTTATCATCGGCATTGCTTGCGCTGTGCTGGGGAGCATGGGGGGCGTCTGGGCGCTGTCTGCGGGTAGCTTTCTGGCGCTCTGCGCCGCCCATTTTGCACTGGGGGCTGCGCTGGCCTGCTTTCAGTATTTCCGCTTTGCCGCAGCCGAAACGGTAAGCGCCGAATGGCAACCTGTGGCGATCTCACTGATGCTGACATCGGGACTGATTGCAGCCTTCGCCGGGCCACAGCTTTTCATCCTAGCAAAGGATAGCCTCGCGCCCGTTCCGCTGGCAGGTGCTTATCTGGCGATTGCGATCTTGTCGCTGGTCGGGCTGATCCCGCTTGCCATGACCAAACTGCCCGCCCCGGCGGCAAGCACCCCGCAAACGCTGAAACAGCGGCTCGCGGCGCTGGCGGTCCTACGACAACGGCCGGTGCGGCTTGCGGTTGGGCTTGGGGCGGTAACGCAGGGGATCATGATGTTCTTGATGGTGCCCACACCGCTGGCGATGATCGGATGCGGCTTTACCGATGCCGTGGCGGGGGATGTGATCCGCTGGCATGTGGTCGCAATGTTCGCGCCCAGTTTCTTCACCGGTTTCTTGATCAAGCGGTATGGGGTGCGCCCTGTGGCATTCAGCGGATTGGGGCTGTTGATCACTTCATGTATTGCCGCGCTCAGCGGGCTGACAGAGGCCCATTTTTACGGGGCGCTTATTCTGCTGGGGCTTGGCTGGAATTTCGGCTTTATCGGCGCGACCACAATGCTGGCCAATGCTGCAACGGAGGCGGAAAAATCGGTGGTTCAGGGGGCCAATGATACGGTGATCGCGCTGGTCTCAACCATTTGCGCCTTCCTGGCCGGGGCGATTGTCGCAGGGTCCGGCTGGATCCTATTGGCATTGGTGGCACTGGGGCTGCTGGCCGGGGCAACGGCGCTATTCTTGCGCGAGGCGCATGTGACAACGTAG
- a CDS encoding LysR family transcriptional regulator: protein MYDWDDYRYILAIAQAKSLPSAAKHLGVAVSTVMRRLDKIQSRSAMPLFEKTAQGYQPTDLGDRLCGIAEDMFAQAMLAEGCLRNATESYEGQLRISGSEVIVPYFLARHIPAIQQSAPGLRVALSVHSDSPSQTASEFDLSLWPKCPSNPDLFGRKLTNIRWALYGTKDAPGGQVSLGMSGRGGAQHPAGGQPEPQMFTNSLIAAAAIAAAGGPAAFIPCLLGESWPGLTRLSAPTDHDIGELWVIYRKDLRRTARIKRVLSHLVSAAREDAHLFLGDAP, encoded by the coding sequence ATGTATGATTGGGACGATTACCGCTACATCCTGGCCATTGCGCAGGCCAAAAGCCTGCCATCTGCGGCAAAGCACCTTGGCGTTGCGGTCTCGACGGTGATGCGGCGGCTGGATAAGATACAATCACGCTCGGCCATGCCGCTTTTTGAAAAAACGGCGCAGGGGTATCAACCGACCGATCTGGGCGACCGGCTTTGCGGTATTGCCGAAGACATGTTTGCACAGGCCATGCTGGCCGAAGGCTGCCTGCGCAACGCAACCGAAAGCTATGAAGGGCAGCTGCGCATCAGCGGCAGCGAAGTGATCGTTCCCTATTTTCTGGCGCGGCATATTCCTGCCATTCAGCAGAGCGCCCCGGGGCTGCGGGTCGCGCTTAGCGTCCATAGCGATAGCCCCAGCCAAACGGCGTCCGAATTTGATCTCTCGCTTTGGCCGAAATGCCCATCCAACCCTGATCTATTTGGGCGCAAGCTGACCAATATCCGCTGGGCACTTTACGGCACCAAAGATGCACCTGGCGGGCAGGTATCGCTGGGAATGTCCGGCAGGGGCGGCGCACAACATCCGGCAGGTGGACAACCCGAACCGCAGATGTTCACAAACAGCCTGATCGCGGCGGCAGCCATTGCAGCGGCGGGCGGGCCTGCGGCCTTCATACCCTGCCTTCTTGGTGAAAGCTGGCCGGGGCTGACGCGGCTCTCGGCCCCAACCGATCACGACATTGGCGAACTCTGGGTCATCTACCGCAAAGACCTGCGCCGGACCGCCCGGATCAAGCGCGTTCTGTCGCATCTTGTCAGTGCCGCGCGCGAAGATGCGCATCTGTTTCTTGGCGACGCGCCGTGA